Proteins encoded by one window of Gammaproteobacteria bacterium:
- a CDS encoding ComF family protein has protein sequence MDGRTIITAWIKRLKTHCYWPGHCVFCGQTSDTARDCCAACAQDLPLLQNACTACALPLNGPFASGVLCGACQKKHPIFDSAHAAWIYEEPVRSAIHRFKYDKQLAMGRALSELWLQQCTSISYQNIDALIPVPLHHSRERPRGFNQAALIAYDLAKHWRLPVLRASCQRIKATTEQKDLSAKQRRSNVRGAFKIKGVIPKRVAIVDDVMTSGSTANELARVLKRAGAQHVEVWALARAVYVDK, from the coding sequence ATGGACGGGCGAACAATCATCACGGCGTGGATCAAGCGCCTTAAAACTCACTGCTACTGGCCGGGCCATTGCGTATTTTGTGGCCAAACCAGCGATACCGCGCGCGATTGTTGCGCCGCTTGCGCGCAAGATTTACCGCTGCTGCAAAATGCGTGCACTGCTTGTGCTTTACCTTTAAACGGGCCATTTGCGTCGGGTGTGTTATGCGGCGCTTGCCAAAAAAAGCATCCCATATTTGATAGCGCGCACGCGGCGTGGATTTATGAAGAACCCGTGCGTAGTGCAATTCATCGTTTTAAATATGACAAGCAGCTCGCGATGGGTCGGGCTCTAAGTGAATTATGGTTGCAGCAATGTACGAGTATTTCGTACCAAAACATAGACGCATTAATTCCGGTGCCCTTGCACCACAGCCGCGAACGACCACGCGGTTTTAATCAAGCCGCATTAATCGCTTATGATTTAGCCAAACATTGGCGCTTGCCGGTATTGCGCGCAAGTTGTCAGCGCATTAAAGCGACGACTGAACAGAAAGATTTATCCGCTAAACAACGTCGCAGCAATGTGCGTGGCGCTTTTAAAATAAAGGGTGTGATACCTAAACGAGTGGCGATCGTTGACGATGTTATGACATCAGGATCAACTGCCAATGAGTTAGCCCGCGTGTTAAAACGCGCTGGCGCGCAGCATGTAGAAGTATGGGCGCTAGCGCGAGCGGTTTATGTTGATAAATGA
- the bioB gene encoding biotin synthase BioB has protein sequence MTQTTHSSIAIRHNWQLKEVQALFALPFNELLFKAQTIHRENFNPNAVQMSTLLSIKTGACPEDCGYCPQSAHHDTEIEKERLLPLDEVISAARAAKDKGASRFCMGAAWRNPTDKNLDKVIDMITAVRSEGLETCVTLGMLSGAQAQRLKDSGLDYYNHNLDTSPEFYGQVITTRTYQDRLDTLSHVRDAGINVCCGGIVGMGEKPADRAGLLMQLANLPQHPESVPINLLVQVKGTPLHGVDALDPIDFVKTIAVARILMPASYVRLSAGRTDMDDSTQALCFFAGANSVFYGEKLLTTENPDMDHDQRLFAKLGLTKLDPLVNKQTSREDPHCASIRLSA, from the coding sequence ATGACCCAAACTACGCATTCATCTATTGCCATTCGCCACAATTGGCAATTAAAAGAAGTACAAGCGCTATTTGCGCTGCCGTTTAATGAATTGTTATTTAAAGCGCAGACGATTCATCGCGAAAATTTTAATCCGAACGCCGTCCAAATGAGCACCTTGCTGAGCATTAAAACCGGCGCTTGTCCGGAAGATTGCGGTTATTGCCCACAAAGCGCGCATCACGATACTGAAATAGAAAAAGAACGTTTATTGCCGTTAGATGAAGTCATCAGCGCGGCGCGTGCGGCTAAAGATAAAGGCGCTTCACGTTTTTGTATGGGTGCTGCTTGGCGCAATCCCACGGATAAGAATTTAGATAAAGTCATCGACATGATTACCGCTGTGCGTAGCGAAGGTTTGGAAACCTGTGTAACGTTAGGCATGTTGTCAGGCGCGCAAGCGCAGCGTTTAAAAGATTCTGGTTTAGATTATTACAATCACAATTTAGATACGTCGCCGGAATTTTATGGTCAAGTGATTACGACCCGCACTTATCAAGATCGTTTAGATACTTTGTCGCATGTGCGCGATGCGGGTATTAATGTGTGTTGCGGCGGCATTGTAGGTATGGGCGAAAAACCCGCAGATCGTGCAGGTTTGTTAATGCAATTAGCTAATCTGCCACAACATCCAGAATCGGTGCCGATTAATTTATTAGTGCAAGTAAAAGGTACACCACTGCATGGTGTTGATGCCTTAGATCCTATCGATTTTGTTAAAACAATCGCGGTGGCTAGAATTTTAATGCCCGCATCGTATGTGCGTTTATCCGCAGGTCGCACTGACATGGACGATAGCACGCAAGCGTTATGTTTTTTCGCCGGTGCAAATTCTGTGTTCTACGGTGAAAAATTATTGACCACTGAAAATCCTGATATGGATCATGATCAGCGTTTATTCGCTAAATTAGGTTTAACGAAACTTGATCCGCTAGTGAATAAACAAACGTCACGCGAAGATCCACACTGCGCTAGCATTCGTCTCAGCGCGTAA
- the bioF gene encoding 8-amino-7-oxononanoate synthase, protein MPDFDRLARALEQRRAEHLYRTCRITESPQAPEMIIDGKAVISFCSNDYLGLANHPKIIEAFTQGAQRWGVGSGAAHLINGHSGAHAELEIALAEFTGCERALLFSTGYMANLGVASAFIGRHDRVFQDRWNHASLIDAGVMSRAKVQRYAHTDTDALAALLNAELNTDTQKQNWVLTDAVFSMDGDLAPLPALAQLCAKPHSWLVVDDAHGFGVLGPQGRGSCALFNLDQQQIPIVMGTLGKAFGTAGAFVAGRREIIETLIQQAHTYVYTTAMPAALACASLASLELVREEQWRRERLQQLIQLFHRLIDQAGLPRLASNTPIQPILVGDSARALRLSQALFEQNILVTAIRPPTVPVGTARLRITLSAAHTDAQLLRLCETLASVWQECPL, encoded by the coding sequence ATGCCAGACTTTGATCGCTTAGCGCGTGCGTTAGAACAACGACGCGCTGAACATCTTTATCGCACTTGTCGCATTACGGAATCTCCGCAAGCACCTGAAATGATTATCGACGGCAAAGCTGTTATCAGCTTTTGCAGCAATGATTATTTGGGTCTCGCTAATCATCCAAAAATTATCGAAGCATTTACGCAAGGCGCGCAACGTTGGGGCGTGGGCAGCGGCGCGGCGCATTTAATCAACGGCCATAGCGGCGCACATGCCGAACTTGAAATAGCCTTGGCTGAATTTACTGGCTGCGAACGTGCGCTCTTATTCTCTACTGGTTATATGGCAAATTTGGGCGTTGCTTCCGCTTTTATCGGTCGACACGATCGCGTTTTCCAAGATCGTTGGAATCATGCTTCGTTAATTGATGCCGGCGTAATGAGCCGCGCCAAAGTACAACGTTATGCGCATACCGATACAGATGCGCTAGCCGCTTTATTAAATGCTGAATTAAATACTGATACCCAAAAACAAAATTGGGTATTAACGGATGCCGTGTTTTCGATGGATGGCGATCTTGCGCCACTGCCCGCACTCGCGCAATTATGCGCAAAACCTCATTCATGGTTAGTCGTAGATGATGCGCATGGTTTTGGCGTATTAGGCCCACAAGGTCGCGGCAGTTGTGCTTTATTTAATTTAGATCAACAACAAATACCAATTGTGATGGGTACTTTAGGCAAAGCTTTTGGCACCGCAGGCGCTTTTGTTGCGGGTCGCCGCGAAATCATCGAAACCTTGATTCAACAAGCACACACCTATGTTTATACCACCGCGATGCCAGCAGCTTTAGCCTGCGCGAGTTTGGCGAGTCTTGAGTTAGTCCGTGAAGAACAATGGCGGCGCGAGCGATTGCAGCAATTAATCCAATTGTTTCATAGGTTAATAGATCAAGCAGGTTTGCCGCGTTTAGCGAGCAATACACCTATCCAACCGATTTTAGTCGGCGACAGCGCACGGGCTTTGCGTTTAAGTCAGGCTTTATTTGAGCAAAATATATTAGTGACCGCGATTCGGCCGCCGACTGTACCTGTTGGGACTGCGCGTTTGCGAATTACCTTATCGGCGGCGCACACGGATGCGCAGTTATTACGCTTATGCGAAACCCTGGCTTCCGTTTGGCAAGAATGTCCGCTATAA
- the radC gene encoding DNA repair protein RadC, with amino-acid sequence MTIKDWPLAERPREKLLTKGAAALSDAELLAIFLRTGIKGQSAVALARTLIQHFGDLRSLLSADAAQVLALPGIGEAKYAQLQAALEIVKRHLLANLQRSDALTSPDAAEIYIRARLRDYPYEVFACLFLDNKHRVLGFEELFRGTLDSASVYPREIARRALALNAAALILAHNHPSGIAEPSDADKRLTERIKSALALLDIRVLDHLVVGDTDSCSFASRGWL; translated from the coding sequence ATGACGATCAAGGATTGGCCGTTAGCGGAAAGACCGCGTGAAAAATTATTAACTAAAGGCGCTGCCGCATTATCGGATGCGGAATTACTGGCAATTTTTTTACGCACAGGCATCAAAGGTCAAAGCGCGGTTGCTTTAGCAAGAACTCTAATTCAACACTTTGGTGATTTGCGAAGTTTATTAAGCGCAGATGCCGCGCAAGTATTGGCGTTGCCTGGGATTGGCGAAGCAAAATATGCACAGTTACAAGCAGCCTTAGAAATTGTTAAACGTCATTTATTGGCAAATTTGCAACGCAGTGACGCGCTGACTTCGCCAGACGCCGCTGAAATTTATATTCGCGCGCGGTTACGAGATTACCCTTATGAAGTATTTGCTTGTTTGTTTCTAGATAACAAACATCGGGTATTAGGGTTTGAAGAATTATTTCGTGGGACACTCGATAGTGCGAGTGTGTATCCGCGAGAAATTGCGCGTCGAGCGTTAGCATTAAATGCGGCTGCGTTGATTCTTGCGCATAATCATCCGTCAGGCATTGCAGAACCGAGTGATGCAGATAAACGTTTAACTGAACGCATTAAATCGGCTTTAGCGTTATTAGATATTCGCGTGTTAGATCATTTAGTGGTGGGCGATACGGACAGTTGTTCCTTTGCGAGCCGTGGTTGGTTGTAA
- the ntrC gene encoding nitrogen regulation protein NR(I), with amino-acid sequence MLKHDNIWVIDDDQSIRWVLQRALQQANLHVSTFESADEALLALKDQRPDVVITDIRMPGLDGLGFMQRFRKDYPEIPIIITTAHSDLDSAVSAYEGGAFEYLPKPFDVNDAVALTRRACEFRQQAIHTTEHSDDKAPEIIGEAPAMQEVFRAIGRLSQSNITVLINGESGTGKELVARALHRHSPRASKPFIALNMAAIPKDLLESELFGHERGAFTGAQAQRQGRFEQANEGTLFLDEIGDMPAELQTRLLRVLSDGEFYRVGGHAPVRVNVRIIAATHQDLEKLVADGRFREDLFHRLNVIRVHIPALRERRQDVPLLMRHFLKQAALELSVDVKALSPDVEAWLKTQEWPGNVRQLENLSRWLTVMASGRVIQMGELPPELLEKTNAKNADKQAIQWEHILDDWATEQLQAGAHDLLSEALPSFERCLINVALRKTGGRKQDAAKLLGWGRNTLTRKLKELGMED; translated from the coding sequence ATGTTGAAGCACGATAATATTTGGGTGATTGATGACGATCAATCCATTCGTTGGGTACTACAACGTGCTTTGCAACAAGCCAATTTACATGTTTCAACGTTTGAAAGTGCCGACGAAGCTTTGTTAGCGTTAAAAGATCAACGACCTGATGTTGTGATTACGGATATTCGTATGCCGGGTTTAGATGGCTTAGGTTTTATGCAGCGCTTTCGTAAAGACTATCCTGAAATTCCTATCATTATTACTACTGCGCATTCAGATTTAGACAGCGCAGTATCGGCGTACGAAGGTGGCGCATTTGAATATTTGCCAAAACCGTTTGATGTTAATGACGCAGTTGCTTTAACGCGCAGAGCATGTGAGTTTCGTCAACAAGCCATACATACGACTGAACACAGTGACGATAAAGCCCCTGAAATTATTGGCGAAGCACCGGCGATGCAAGAAGTGTTTCGTGCGATTGGTCGTTTATCGCAATCTAATATTACGGTGTTAATCAACGGTGAATCTGGCACGGGTAAAGAATTAGTTGCGCGCGCATTGCATCGTCATAGTCCACGCGCGAGCAAACCGTTTATTGCTTTAAATATGGCCGCTATTCCAAAAGATTTATTAGAGTCTGAATTATTTGGTCATGAGCGCGGCGCATTCACCGGCGCACAAGCGCAACGTCAAGGTCGGTTTGAACAAGCGAATGAAGGCACTTTATTTTTAGACGAAATTGGCGACATGCCAGCGGAATTACAAACGCGCTTGTTGCGGGTTTTATCGGATGGTGAATTTTATCGCGTCGGCGGTCATGCGCCGGTGCGCGTGAATGTGCGCATTATTGCAGCAACTCATCAAGATTTAGAAAAGTTAGTTGCGGATGGACGTTTTCGTGAAGACTTGTTTCATCGTCTAAATGTAATACGTGTGCATATTCCTGCATTGCGTGAACGCCGCCAAGATGTGCCTTTATTAATGCGTCATTTTTTAAAACAAGCGGCGCTTGAGTTATCGGTGGATGTAAAAGCATTATCACCTGATGTTGAAGCGTGGCTAAAAACTCAAGAATGGCCTGGTAATGTTCGGCAGTTAGAAAACTTAAGTCGTTGGTTAACCGTGATGGCAAGTGGTCGCGTGATTCAAATGGGCGAATTGCCACCAGAATTATTAGAAAAAACCAATGCAAAAAATGCGGATAAGCAAGCTATTCAATGGGAACATATTTTAGATGATTGGGCGACCGAACAATTACAAGCTGGCGCACACGATTTATTATCTGAAGCGCTGCCTTCATTTGAGCGTTGTTTAATTAACGTTGCTTTGCGCAAAACCGGCGGACGTAAACAAGACGCAGCAAAATTATTAGGCTGGGGTCGTAACACCTTAACGCGCAAATTAAAAGAATTAGGAATGGAAGATTAA
- a CDS encoding PAS domain-containing protein, with translation MNPNDYARILEHLNTAVVLTDRALAVMYMNPAAEALLGTSLRMAQHLEFSQIHLNIAAGDLASCVQRSLASGHDYTYRELTLQLPNGQECTVDCSITPIYEGAIAQRVLIELNPIDRILRIAREEQRIAQNATIHEMARGLAHEINNPLGGLRGAAQLLERELSEDAKEYTQIIIQEADRLRALVRNMLGPNTRPDKTTVNIHEVLQHVMRLIIAEAGAQLRFIQDYDPSIPEIWADRGQLIQATLNIVRNAWQATGDSGVITFRTRALRAFTIGRNIHRLVLRLDIIDNGSGIPTELAAQIFYPMVTGRSEGTGLGLTIAQSLLQLHDGLIECQSEPGRTQFTFFIPINRTQDHITETQHVEAR, from the coding sequence ATGAACCCCAATGATTACGCGCGAATACTCGAACACCTCAATACGGCGGTTGTGCTAACCGACCGGGCGTTAGCCGTGATGTATATGAATCCGGCGGCAGAAGCCTTGTTGGGCACCAGTTTGCGGATGGCGCAGCATTTAGAGTTTTCGCAGATCCATTTGAATATTGCGGCGGGAGATTTGGCCAGTTGTGTGCAGCGGAGTTTAGCGTCCGGTCATGACTACACTTATCGAGAATTGACTTTGCAATTACCGAATGGCCAAGAATGCACCGTTGATTGTTCGATTACACCGATTTACGAAGGCGCGATAGCGCAACGCGTGTTAATTGAATTAAATCCGATTGATCGCATCCTGCGGATTGCGCGCGAAGAACAACGCATCGCACAAAATGCCACGATTCATGAAATGGCGCGGGGACTCGCGCATGAAATCAATAATCCATTAGGCGGTTTGCGTGGTGCGGCACAATTGTTAGAACGTGAATTATCGGAAGACGCAAAAGAATACACGCAAATTATTATTCAAGAAGCCGATCGTTTGCGCGCATTAGTGCGCAATATGTTGGGGCCGAATACGCGGCCAGATAAAACCACCGTCAATATTCATGAAGTGTTGCAACACGTGATGCGTTTAATTATTGCTGAAGCGGGCGCACAACTGCGTTTCATTCAAGACTACGATCCTAGCATTCCAGAAATTTGGGCTGATCGTGGTCAGTTAATTCAAGCAACTTTAAATATTGTGCGCAATGCGTGGCAAGCCACGGGCGATAGCGGCGTAATTACTTTTCGTACGCGTGCATTAAGAGCGTTCACGATAGGGCGTAATATTCATCGTTTAGTGTTGCGTCTCGACATCATTGATAACGGCTCTGGTATTCCGACGGAATTAGCTGCACAGATTTTTTATCCGATGGTAACGGGTCGTTCAGAAGGCACCGGTTTAGGTTTAACTATTGCGCAATCATTATTGCAATTACACGATGGTTTAATCGAATGTCAAAGCGAACCCGGTCGCACCCAATTTACATTTTTTATTCCCATTAATCGCACGCAAGATCACATAACGGAAACACAACATGTTGAAGCACGATAA
- the glnA gene encoding glutamate--ammonia ligase, translating into MSANDVLKLIKEKDVRYVDFRFTDTKGKEQHVTAPASTVEASTFEEGKMFDGSSIAGWKGINESDMILMPDPESAVLDPFFQETTLILRCDVIEPATMQGYERDPRSLAKRAETYMKSTGIADTAFFGPEAEFFVFDDVKWGNSIEGSFFQIGSEEAAWSSKGTFEGGNTGHRPVVKGGYFPVPPIDSLQDLRSAMCTTLEEMGHVVEVHHHEVATAGQCEIGTRFNTLTLKADELQTHKYVVHNVAHQYGKTATFMPKPLVGDNGSGMHVHQSLAKGGKNLFTGDLYGGLSETALFYIGGILKHAKALNAFTNASTNSYKRLVPGYEAPVMLAYSARNRSASIRIPYVSNPKGRRIEVRFPDCSANPYLAFAAMLMAGLDGIKNKIHPGDAMDKNLYDLPPEEDKKISKVCHSLDMALDALDNDREFLTMGGVFTDDLIDAYIELKMEEVTRLRMATHPAEFELYYSV; encoded by the coding sequence ATGTCTGCTAATGACGTTTTAAAATTAATTAAAGAAAAAGACGTTCGATACGTCGATTTCCGCTTTACCGATACTAAGGGTAAAGAACAACACGTAACCGCACCCGCTAGCACGGTAGAAGCGAGCACCTTCGAAGAAGGCAAAATGTTCGATGGTTCTTCTATTGCTGGTTGGAAAGGCATTAATGAATCCGACATGATTTTGATGCCAGATCCTGAATCTGCTGTTTTGGATCCTTTCTTCCAAGAAACCACCTTGATTTTGCGTTGCGACGTTATTGAGCCTGCCACTATGCAAGGTTATGAGCGTGATCCACGTTCATTAGCAAAACGCGCTGAAACCTATATGAAATCAACCGGCATTGCTGATACGGCGTTTTTTGGTCCAGAAGCCGAGTTCTTCGTATTTGACGACGTCAAATGGGGCAATAGCATTGAAGGTTCGTTTTTCCAAATCGGTTCTGAAGAAGCCGCATGGTCTTCTAAAGGAACCTTCGAAGGCGGCAATACTGGCCATCGTCCGGTAGTAAAAGGCGGTTATTTCCCAGTTCCACCTATCGACTCTTTACAAGATTTACGTTCAGCTATGTGCACGACCTTAGAAGAAATGGGTCATGTCGTTGAAGTGCATCATCACGAAGTAGCTACAGCTGGCCAATGCGAAATTGGTACCCGCTTTAACACCTTGACCTTGAAAGCTGACGAGTTACAAACCCATAAATACGTGGTGCATAACGTTGCTCACCAATATGGCAAAACCGCGACTTTCATGCCGAAGCCTTTAGTGGGTGATAACGGCAGCGGTATGCATGTGCATCAATCATTAGCGAAGGGCGGCAAGAACCTCTTCACCGGTGATTTATATGGTGGTTTGTCTGAAACCGCATTGTTCTACATTGGCGGTATTCTGAAGCATGCTAAAGCCTTGAATGCGTTTACTAATGCCTCAACCAACTCTTACAAGCGCCTGGTTCCTGGCTACGAAGCGCCTGTTATGTTGGCTTATTCAGCGCGTAATCGTTCTGCATCAATTCGTATTCCTTACGTTAGCAATCCTAAAGGTCGTCGTATCGAAGTACGTTTCCCTGATTGCAGCGCGAACCCTTACTTAGCTTTCGCAGCAATGTTGATGGCTGGTTTGGACGGCATTAAAAACAAGATTCACCCTGGCGATGCTATGGATAAAAACTTGTATGACTTGCCGCCTGAAGAAGACAAAAAGATCTCTAAAGTTTGTCATTCATTAGATATGGCGTTGGATGCATTGGATAACGATCGTGAATTTCTCACCATGGGTGGTGTATTCACCGACGATTTGATTGATGCTTACATCGAATTGAAAATGGAAGAAGTTACTCGTTTACGTATGGCGACCCATCCTGCTGAATTTGAACTGTATTACAGCGTTTAA
- the glyQ gene encoding glycine--tRNA ligase subunit alpha codes for MPKKFDPKFDVTTFQGLILSLQDYWAQHGCAILQPYDMEMGAGTFHPSTFLRAIGPEPWRAAYVQPSRRPTDGRYGENPNRLQHYYQFQVLLKPSPDNIQELYLDSLRMLGFDLLVHDIRFVEDNWESPTLGAWGLGWEVWLNGMEVTQFTYFQQVGGLDCKPVSGEITYGLERLAMYLQNVESVYDLVWARGPQGVVTYGHVYHQNEVEQSRYNFEEADTAWLFSAFDQHEKECLRLLEKALPLPAYEQILKASHTFNLLDARHAISVTERQRFILRVRTLAREVAQAYYQARETLGFPMLSATKETH; via the coding sequence ATTCCAAAAAAATTCGATCCTAAATTTGATGTAACCACCTTCCAAGGCTTAATCCTAAGCTTGCAAGATTACTGGGCTCAGCACGGCTGCGCTATTTTGCAACCTTATGATATGGAAATGGGCGCAGGCACATTTCACCCCTCGACTTTTTTACGCGCGATTGGCCCCGAACCTTGGCGTGCTGCGTATGTACAACCTTCACGTCGTCCCACCGATGGCCGTTACGGCGAAAACCCCAATCGCTTACAACATTATTATCAGTTTCAAGTACTGCTCAAACCGTCGCCGGACAATATTCAAGAATTGTATTTAGATTCATTACGCATGTTAGGTTTTGATCTTCTGGTGCACGACATTCGCTTCGTCGAAGACAACTGGGAATCACCGACATTAGGCGCGTGGGGTTTGGGTTGGGAGGTTTGGCTAAATGGAATGGAAGTCACGCAATTTACTTATTTCCAACAAGTCGGTGGCTTAGATTGCAAACCTGTCAGCGGTGAAATCACTTACGGTTTAGAACGCTTAGCGATGTATTTGCAAAATGTGGAAAGTGTTTACGATTTAGTGTGGGCTCGCGGACCACAAGGCGTAGTAACGTATGGTCATGTGTATCATCAAAACGAAGTTGAACAATCGCGTTATAACTTTGAAGAAGCGGATACCGCTTGGTTATTCAGTGCGTTCGATCAACATGAAAAAGAATGTTTACGTTTGCTAGAAAAAGCCTTGCCATTGCCAGCGTATGAACAAATCTTAAAAGCGTCGCATACCTTTAATTTGCTGGATGCGCGGCATGCAATTTCAGTCACCGAACGCCAACGATTTATTTTGCGTGTGCGGACATTGGCGCGCGAAGTTGCGCAAGCGTATTACCAAGCGCGTGAAACATTAGGCTTTCCTATGTTGTCTGCTACTAAGGAAACTCACTAA